The genome window TGCGGGGCGAACTCGTCGATCTCGAGTCCGCGCTCCATCGCGTCCTCGACGTACGCGAACCCGTCGGCGAGGGTGAAGGCGAGCTCCTGAATCGCGGTCGAGCCCGCTTCCCGGATGTGATATCCCGAGATCGAGATCGGCTTGATCTTCGGGGTCTCTTCGACCGCGAACTCGACAGTATCAGTAACGAGTTCGAGTGAAGACTCGGGGGGCGTGACCCACTCTTTCTGGGCGATGAACTCCTTCAGCATGTCGTTCTGCATGGTCCCACGAAGTTTCTCGCGGGGCACGCCACGCTTGTCGGCGAGCGCGACGTACATCGCGAAGATCACGGGTGCGCTCGGGTTGATGGTGAAGGAGGTCGAGACCTCTTCGAGATCGATCCCGTCGAAGAGGATCTCCATGTCCCGAAGCGTGTCGACAGCGACGCCCTCTCTCCCCACTTCGCCGTCGGCCATCGGATCGTCCGAATCGATCCCCATCAGCGTCGGCATGTCGAACGCGGTCGATAGGCCGGTTTGCCCTTCGTCGACGAGGAAACGGAACCGCTCGTTGGTCTCTTCTGCGGTGCCGAACCCGGCGAACTGGCGCATCGTCCACGTCCGACCGCGGTACATCGTGGGGTAGACACCCCGGGTGTAGGGCTCCTCGCCGGGGTACCCGAGATCCTCCTCGTAGTCGATGTCCGCGACGTCGTCGGGGGTGTAGAGTCGGTCGACTTCGAGGTTCGAGACGGTGGCGAAGCGCTCCTGGCGCTCGCCGTGGCGATCGAGAACGGGGTCGAGCGTCTCCTCGCTCCACCGTTCTTTCTCCTCCCGAATTGCGGCGAGATCTTCATCGTCGTACATACTGGACGTTGTTACCGGGCCGGTAAAGAAGATTCGGGCATCGGTGTCGATCGAGCACGGATCGATACCGACGGACGGCCGAACGTCGACCACGACCCACTCCACAGCGGATCCGAGCGACGCCTCTCGGCCCTCGGCAACGAAACGCGGGTCGCCATCCACCGTGAGATCGCGGATGCCGAGGACGCGCTTTCCTTTTCGGACCTGCGCGAGCGAGTCGGGACCCGCGACTCGGGGAAGTCCGTGGGTTGGACGGGTGTTGGAACTGCGGAGAGGAGGGGTTTCTGGAACGCTACGCCGCTTCGCTCGTCACTCGGGAGTCATATTCGGATCCGATGACACACTCATTGCGCTATCGATGCAAATCCGTCGTCGAGATCCGCAACGAGGTCGTCGATATGCTCGATACCTACGGACATTCTGATGAGTGTATCGGTGATTCCGAGCGCCGATCGGGTTTCGGCTCCCAGCGGTTCGTGCGTCATCGCTGCGGGCAGTTGGATCAGCGACTCGACACCACCAACCGAAACTGCCAGTGAGAACTCCGAAAGCGATTCGAGAAATTCGATCGCATCGGACTGATCTCCCTGGATATCGAACGAAAGAATACCCCCGTAG of Halococcus salifodinae DSM 8989 contains these proteins:
- a CDS encoding DUF7347 domain-containing protein, with amino-acid sequence MAIENGVERLLAPPFFLLPNCGEIFIVVHTGRCYRAGKEDSGIGVDRARIDTDGRPNVDHDPLHSGSERRLSALGNETRVAIHREIADAEDALSFSDLRERVGTRDSGKSVGWTGVGTAERRGFWNATPLRSSLGSHIRIR